A stretch of Shewanella dokdonensis DNA encodes these proteins:
- a CDS encoding S41 family peptidase has translation MTKLMRYVLILTTGIVIGISLSVASYSPQNPRRTAAAGDLILLHEVIETIETYYVDQLSHEQLVNAAIDGIFKSLDSHSTFLNVEQANDMKDSNRGEYYGFGFEVTPDKQQLTIQTAFPDSPAATAGIQKGDRVLTCNNQMINEHNQQQVLEQIKQASQQKQAIALQLERGHTKFNVVIKPASIRLHSVQAKRLADNIGYLRISHFQQDTAQDVQHWLNLWQNQIGGLVVDLRDNPGGLLEQAVAIADMFLDQGVIVATKGRYINANEVFYASTGTLISNVPIVIIINKGSASAAEILTAALRDHQRATIIGETSFGKGTVQSLIPNLYDRGSMIKLTTARYTTPLGKMLDTQGIEPDIKVTQENGDGSLTMAADIAKTGYQITQDYQFNAAISWIETHNQ, from the coding sequence ATGACCAAACTGATGCGCTATGTGCTCATCCTGACGACCGGCATAGTAATAGGGATATCGCTGAGTGTTGCCAGTTATAGCCCGCAAAATCCACGCCGAACAGCGGCAGCAGGCGATCTGATACTGCTGCATGAAGTCATTGAAACTATCGAAACCTACTATGTTGATCAGTTAAGCCATGAGCAGCTGGTTAATGCTGCAATTGATGGCATTTTCAAATCGCTCGACAGCCACTCCACATTTCTGAATGTTGAGCAAGCCAATGATATGAAAGACAGTAATCGTGGCGAATATTATGGTTTCGGATTTGAGGTGACACCCGACAAGCAACAACTCACGATCCAAACGGCATTTCCAGACTCTCCAGCCGCCACGGCGGGCATCCAAAAAGGGGACAGAGTCCTCACCTGTAACAATCAAATGATTAACGAACATAATCAGCAACAGGTTCTGGAGCAAATAAAGCAAGCCTCACAACAAAAACAAGCTATTGCTCTGCAACTTGAACGCGGCCATACCAAATTTAACGTGGTCATCAAGCCGGCCAGCATCCGCTTGCATTCCGTTCAGGCAAAACGACTGGCAGATAATATTGGTTATTTACGTATTTCTCATTTTCAGCAAGATACCGCGCAGGATGTTCAACACTGGCTGAATCTTTGGCAAAACCAAATAGGTGGTCTAGTGGTTGATCTACGAGATAATCCTGGCGGCTTGCTCGAACAAGCCGTAGCCATTGCGGATATGTTTCTCGATCAAGGCGTGATAGTTGCCACCAAAGGGCGTTACATCAATGCGAATGAAGTCTTCTACGCCTCCACGGGAACACTGATATCCAACGTGCCGATAGTCATTATCATCAATAAAGGCTCAGCATCTGCGGCAGAGATCCTGACAGCGGCATTACGTGATCACCAACGGGCGACCATTATTGGCGAGACCAGCTTTGGCAAAGGGACGGTACAGAGCTTAATTCCAAATCTTTATGATCGTGGTTCCATGATTAAACTGACCACCGCCAGATATACCACTCCTTTGGGTAAAATGCTTGACACTCAGGGGATAGAACCTGATATAAAAGTCACACAAGAAAACGGTGATGGTTCACTGACAATGGCTGCCGATATCGCCAAGACGGGTTATCAGATTACTCAAGATTACCAGTTTAACGCTGCCATCAGCTGGATTGAAACCCACAACCAATAA
- the gpmM gene encoding 2,3-bisphosphoglycerate-independent phosphoglycerate mutase: MKTIKGPLALLILDGWGYSEHSSSNAIYHARTPVLDKLNAEYAHSLISGSGTDVGLPEGQMGNSEVGHVNIGSGRIVYQELTRISKAIEDGEFFHNPVLTQALDSAIQANGAVHIMGLLSPGGVHSHEDHIAAMCRMAVQRGAKQVYLHAFLDGRDTPPRSARASLEHFEQLFTELGCGRIASVVGRYYAMDRDNRWDRVSKVYQLITDGAAQYTATSGVAALDAAYDRDENDEFVAATAITAGGKPATLHDGDALIFMNFRADRARQLTRAFINPDFDGFPRQRLCQLHFVTLTEYAADIKAPIAFPKEELVNTLGETLQQLGMRQLRISETEKYAHVTFFFNGGLERPFDGEDRILINSPKVATYDLQPEMSSTELTDKLVEAIESTQYDVIICNYPNGDMVGHTGNFAAAVKACEAVDACLGRVVDALQKVGGECIITADHGNAEKMVDESTGQPHTAHTSDLVPFIYVGRQASIDEGGRLSDIAPTMLTLLGQNIPAEMTGHPLIHTQE, encoded by the coding sequence ATGAAGACGATTAAAGGACCACTGGCATTGTTAATCCTTGATGGTTGGGGTTATTCAGAACACTCCAGCAGCAATGCTATCTATCATGCGCGTACCCCAGTGCTAGACAAGCTGAATGCTGAGTACGCACATAGTCTGATTTCTGGGTCAGGTACCGATGTGGGGTTACCTGAAGGCCAGATGGGCAATTCCGAGGTAGGACATGTCAACATCGGCTCTGGCCGCATTGTTTATCAGGAACTGACGCGCATCAGCAAAGCCATCGAGGACGGAGAATTCTTTCACAATCCGGTACTGACACAAGCGCTTGATAGCGCCATTCAAGCTAATGGCGCAGTTCACATCATGGGGTTGCTGTCACCGGGCGGAGTACACAGTCACGAAGATCATATTGCCGCAATGTGTCGAATGGCCGTGCAGCGCGGTGCCAAACAGGTATATCTGCACGCTTTTCTTGATGGCCGCGATACCCCGCCACGTAGTGCCCGCGCCAGCTTAGAACATTTCGAGCAATTGTTTACCGAATTGGGCTGTGGCCGCATCGCTTCTGTTGTTGGCCGTTATTACGCAATGGACAGAGATAACCGCTGGGATCGTGTCTCAAAGGTCTACCAGTTAATCACCGATGGCGCAGCCCAATACACCGCGACCTCTGGCGTTGCGGCGCTAGACGCAGCCTATGATCGTGACGAAAACGATGAATTTGTCGCGGCCACTGCGATTACTGCCGGGGGCAAACCAGCAACATTACATGATGGTGATGCACTGATTTTTATGAATTTCCGAGCCGACCGTGCACGGCAGTTAACCCGGGCCTTTATCAATCCTGATTTTGATGGTTTTCCACGTCAACGCCTGTGCCAGCTGCATTTTGTTACCTTAACTGAATACGCTGCTGATATTAAAGCGCCTATCGCCTTCCCTAAGGAAGAGTTGGTTAACACTCTTGGTGAAACCCTGCAGCAACTGGGAATGCGCCAATTACGCATCTCAGAAACAGAAAAATACGCCCACGTGACCTTTTTCTTCAACGGTGGCTTAGAACGTCCCTTTGACGGAGAAGATCGCATTTTGATCAACTCTCCCAAAGTGGCAACCTATGATCTGCAACCAGAGATGAGCTCCACAGAATTAACCGACAAGTTGGTTGAAGCCATTGAATCAACTCAATATGATGTCATCATCTGTAATTATCCCAACGGTGACATGGTGGGTCATACAGGTAATTTCGCTGCCGCAGTCAAAGCTTGTGAAGCAGTAGATGCCTGTCTGGGGCGTGTAGTAGACGCATTGCAAAAGGTTGGTGGAGAATGCATTATCACCGCTGACCACGGCAATGCCGAAAAGATGGTGGATGAAAGCACAGGTCAACCCCATACCGCACATACCAGTGATTTAGTGCCTTTTATCTATGTTGGGCGCCAAGCCTCTATCGATGAAGGTGGCCGCTTAAGTGATATCGCACCGACCATGCTGACATTATTAGGGCAGAATATTCCGGCCGAGATGACCGGTCATCCATTGATCCACACACAAGAGTAA
- a CDS encoding rhodanese-like domain-containing protein, which produces MQEYIEFFKAHPVMSIAWVGLFIALLVTWFKGAVSKVKNVNPQEATILINKQDAQVVDVRAKEDFRRGHIVNSINIPMAEIKNNTNTNLEKLKDKPIILVCNAGMTSAQAGELLVKQGFEQVFSLKGGMGEWQSANLPVSKSKR; this is translated from the coding sequence ATGCAGGAATATATCGAATTTTTTAAAGCTCATCCGGTTATGAGCATCGCTTGGGTGGGATTATTTATCGCGCTGTTGGTTACTTGGTTTAAAGGCGCCGTATCCAAAGTGAAGAATGTGAATCCTCAAGAAGCAACCATACTGATCAACAAACAGGATGCGCAGGTGGTGGATGTACGTGCCAAAGAGGATTTTCGCCGTGGACATATTGTTAATTCTATTAACATTCCGATGGCAGAAATTAAAAATAATACCAACACAAACCTTGAAAAGCTTAAAGACAAACCCATTATACTGGTATGCAACGCTGGGATGACTTCAGCGCAAGCTGGTGAGTTGTTGGTGAAGCAAGGTTTCGAACAGGTGTTCAGCCTCAAAGGTGGAATGGGCGAGTGGCAATCTGCTAACCTGCCGGTGTCGAAAAGCAAACGTTAA
- the secB gene encoding protein-export chaperone SecB has protein sequence MAEVANNEQQAPQFNIQRVYIKDVSFETPNSPAVFQKEWTPEVKLDLDTRSAKLADDVYEVILSLTVTAQNGEETAFLCEVQQAGIFTISGLTEPQMAHSLGAFCPNVLFPYAREAVASLVSRGTFPQLNLAPVNFDALFAQYVQSRQADASQTEAADA, from the coding sequence ATGGCTGAAGTAGCAAATAACGAACAACAAGCCCCACAGTTCAATATTCAACGTGTATATATCAAGGATGTTTCTTTTGAAACGCCCAATAGCCCCGCCGTATTCCAGAAAGAGTGGACCCCTGAAGTAAAACTGGATCTGGATACTCGCAGCGCTAAGCTGGCGGATGATGTATATGAAGTGATCCTGTCATTGACAGTAACCGCACAAAACGGCGAAGAAACAGCGTTTCTGTGTGAAGTTCAGCAGGCTGGTATTTTTACTATTTCTGGCTTGACCGAGCCACAAATGGCCCATTCTTTAGGCGCTTTCTGCCCGAATGTCCTGTTTCCTTATGCGCGTGAAGCGGTCGCTAGTCTGGTTTCCCGTGGCACATTCCCACAACTGAATCTGGCACCGGTTAACTTTGATGCACTGTTTGCCCAGTATGTACAATCACGTCAGGCAGACGCATCACAGACTGAAGCTGCTGACGCTTGA
- the gpsA gene encoding NAD(P)H-dependent glycerol-3-phosphate dehydrogenase, producing the protein MADTADITVLGAGSYGTALAISLASNGHKTVLWGHEAEHVARLAAARSNEEFLPGIHFPDELIMEADLAKALAASRNVLLVVPSHVFADVLQTAKPLLRQDARVVWATKGLEPHTGRLLKDVARDVLGDQYPLAVLSGPTFAKELAAGLPTAISVAGTDADFTADLVELLHSPKSLRVYANDDFIGLQLGGAVKNVIAIGAGMSDGIGFGANARTALITRGLVELTRLGCALGAKSDTFMGMAGLGDLVLTCTDNQSRNRRFGLALGQGCDVDSAQQQIGQVVEGYRNTKEVYTLAQRLRVEMPITEQIYQVLYQGKSPLAAAKELLAREKKSETPGE; encoded by the coding sequence ATGGCTGATACTGCAGATATCACTGTGCTTGGCGCGGGTTCCTATGGAACCGCGCTAGCAATCTCGCTGGCTAGTAATGGCCATAAAACCGTGCTTTGGGGCCACGAGGCCGAGCATGTTGCAAGACTGGCCGCTGCTCGCAGTAACGAAGAGTTTCTGCCGGGGATCCACTTCCCAGACGAATTGATAATGGAAGCCGATCTTGCCAAGGCACTGGCGGCTTCTCGAAACGTATTGCTAGTGGTTCCCAGTCACGTGTTTGCTGATGTGTTACAGACAGCTAAGCCGTTATTACGGCAAGACGCCCGTGTCGTCTGGGCTACCAAAGGCTTAGAACCGCACACCGGCCGATTATTAAAAGACGTTGCGCGTGATGTGCTCGGTGATCAATATCCGCTAGCGGTGCTTTCCGGTCCAACCTTTGCTAAAGAGTTGGCGGCGGGATTGCCAACCGCAATCTCGGTGGCGGGTACCGATGCTGATTTTACGGCTGATTTAGTGGAATTGTTGCACAGCCCTAAAAGTTTACGGGTTTATGCCAATGATGATTTTATCGGCTTGCAGCTGGGCGGCGCAGTAAAGAACGTGATCGCTATTGGTGCCGGCATGTCTGATGGCATAGGTTTTGGTGCAAACGCGCGTACTGCGCTGATCACCCGTGGGTTAGTCGAGTTGACGCGTCTCGGTTGTGCGCTCGGAGCCAAGAGCGATACCTTTATGGGCATGGCTGGATTAGGCGACTTGGTGTTGACCTGTACTGACAACCAATCCCGTAATCGACGTTTTGGTTTGGCACTTGGGCAAGGTTGCGATGTTGACAGCGCTCAGCAACAGATTGGTCAGGTCGTTGAAGGTTATCGCAATACCAAGGAAGTCTACACCTTGGCGCAACGGTTGAGGGTTGAGATGCCAATTACCGAACAGATCTACCAAGTGTTGTATCAGGGTAAATCACCTTTGGCCGCTGCTAAAGAATTACTCGCCCGTGAGAAAAAGTCAGAGACTCCCGGCGAATAG
- a CDS encoding efflux RND transporter periplasmic adaptor subunit codes for MRHMSNNHKRRQLACVLSLVLATGSQWSLQAQALTNEHPQSAQQTSAAAQGAYYCPMHPQERSDKPGRCPICGMFLVKDDATEPKQSPAEPKITAPTGAASQPAMVMPGDKPMTAQQASNTQKVFSQVDTAQGSHGGTIKYVCPMHPQIVMDAPGTCPICGMTLQKVEMGGQQDTVKVEVSGQIQQALALKVAKASRQTMWRSVNTVGEVGYDESQITHIHSRVSGWIEKLTVQSSGDEIKKGQLLYEIYSPELVNAQDDYLLAQDTLKRSGNSERYQELLRKAGLRLELLGLTQGQIQQLAKSGKTQYRVPFYAESSGFVKNLDIRDGMYLQPATEILSMVDLDKVWVIADVFENEQSWLAVGQPADVSIPAMGIKALQGKIDYIYPELDPVTRSLRVRVVLPNNGEHLRPNTLAKVSLFGGANENALVIPQEALIQTGKENRVIVQAPDHSFTARRVDVGMMSRGMVQILSGLNDGESVVLSGQFLLDSEASLKGSLMRLSNQHQEAHNAEDHH; via the coding sequence ATGAGGCATATGAGCAATAACCACAAACGTCGTCAGTTGGCCTGTGTCCTGAGTCTGGTATTGGCAACCGGCTCGCAATGGAGCTTACAGGCGCAGGCGCTGACCAATGAACATCCACAATCGGCGCAGCAAACCAGTGCTGCCGCTCAGGGCGCATATTATTGCCCGATGCATCCGCAAGAGCGCAGCGACAAACCGGGTCGCTGCCCTATCTGCGGCATGTTTCTGGTCAAGGATGACGCCACTGAGCCTAAGCAGTCACCCGCTGAGCCTAAGATAACCGCGCCTACGGGCGCGGCCTCTCAACCTGCCATGGTCATGCCTGGGGATAAGCCGATGACGGCTCAGCAGGCAAGTAATACCCAAAAAGTCTTCAGTCAGGTCGACACGGCCCAAGGCTCACATGGCGGCACTATCAAATATGTTTGCCCGATGCACCCACAGATTGTGATGGATGCGCCCGGCACTTGCCCTATCTGTGGTATGACCCTGCAAAAGGTGGAGATGGGCGGTCAGCAAGATACCGTCAAGGTCGAGGTCTCAGGGCAGATACAGCAAGCGTTGGCGCTCAAGGTCGCCAAGGCGTCACGGCAAACCATGTGGCGCTCGGTCAATACCGTGGGTGAAGTCGGCTATGACGAGAGTCAAATCACCCATATTCACTCGCGGGTGAGCGGCTGGATAGAGAAGCTCACGGTGCAGTCGTCTGGGGATGAAATCAAGAAAGGGCAGCTGTTATATGAAATCTATTCGCCTGAGTTGGTGAATGCCCAGGATGACTATCTGCTGGCCCAAGACACCCTCAAACGCTCGGGCAACAGTGAACGTTATCAGGAGTTGCTGCGCAAAGCGGGCTTACGTCTGGAACTGCTGGGGTTAACCCAAGGGCAAATCCAACAGTTGGCGAAATCCGGCAAGACCCAGTATCGGGTGCCTTTTTATGCTGAAAGCAGCGGCTTTGTGAAAAACCTGGATATCCGGGATGGTATGTACCTGCAACCCGCTACCGAAATCTTGTCCATGGTCGATTTGGATAAGGTATGGGTCATCGCCGATGTCTTTGAAAATGAACAAAGCTGGCTGGCGGTAGGACAACCGGCGGATGTCAGTATTCCTGCTATGGGCATCAAGGCCTTGCAGGGCAAAATCGATTATATCTATCCGGAACTAGACCCGGTCACTCGCAGCTTGCGCGTGCGGGTGGTGTTACCCAATAACGGGGAACATCTGCGGCCTAACACGCTCGCCAAAGTCTCCTTGTTTGGCGGTGCCAATGAAAATGCCTTGGTTATCCCACAAGAAGCGTTGATCCAAACCGGCAAAGAAAACCGGGTCATCGTGCAAGCCCCCGACCACAGCTTTACCGCTCGGCGGGTGGATGTGGGCATGATGAGCCGCGGCATGGTGCAAATCTTAAGTGGCCTCAATGACGGCGAGAGCGTGGTGCTTTCCGGCCAATTCCTGCTGGATTCCGAAGCCAGTCTCAAGGGCAGCTTAATGCGTCTTAGCAATCAGCATCAGGAGGCACACAATGCTGAAGACCATCATTGA
- a CDS encoding heavy metal-binding domain-containing protein — translation MKSVITLFFAVLLSLGLTSYSYAADTEHQHSTADAAEVYHCPMHPEVTGHKGDSCPKCGMKLVKAEAVVYHCPMHPEVTGHKGDSCPKCGMKLVPAESKGEGAMHMHQH, via the coding sequence ATGAAATCTGTAATTACCCTATTTTTTGCTGTTTTACTGAGCCTCGGTCTAACTAGTTACAGCTACGCTGCTGATACTGAACACCAACATTCAACGGCTGATGCGGCGGAAGTTTATCACTGCCCAATGCACCCAGAAGTCACCGGCCACAAAGGGGATTCTTGCCCTAAATGTGGCATGAAACTGGTTAAAGCTGAGGCGGTGGTCTACCACTGTCCAATGCATCCAGAGGTCACTGGTCACAAGGGTGATTCCTGCCCTAAATGCGGCATGAAGCTGGTACCTGCCGAATCCAAAGGCGAAGGTGCTATGCACATGCACCAGCACTAA
- a CDS encoding NapC/NirT family cytochrome c → MNWRALFKPSAKYSILSLLVVGIVVGVIGYFATQQTLHATSSDAFCMSCHSHHSLKDEVLASAHGNNEHGFTVQCQDCHLPHSPIKYLMKKIVVSKDLYGFLTIDGFNTQAWLDENRKEQADKALEYFRGNDSANCQHCHTRIYQDQPESMKKIAVRMHTMNFQKEPDKRKTCVDCHKGVAHVYPKG, encoded by the coding sequence ATGAATTGGCGTGCACTATTCAAACCCAGCGCAAAGTATTCGATCCTGTCACTGTTGGTCGTCGGTATCGTCGTCGGCGTGATAGGCTACTTTGCAACACAGCAAACTTTACATGCAACAAGCTCTGATGCTTTCTGTATGAGTTGTCACAGTCACCATTCATTGAAAGATGAAGTGCTCGCTTCAGCCCACGGCAACAATGAACATGGTTTTACTGTACAGTGTCAGGATTGTCATCTGCCACACAGCCCAATCAAGTATTTGATGAAGAAAATCGTGGTATCCAAGGATCTTTATGGTTTCCTGACGATCGATGGTTTCAACACTCAGGCGTGGTTGGATGAAAATCGTAAAGAACAGGCCGATAAAGCGCTGGAATACTTCCGTGGGAATGATTCAGCTAACTGTCAGCATTGTCATACACGTATTTATCAGGATCAGCCGGAATCCATGAAGAAGATTGCTGTAAGAATGCATACCATGAATTTCCAGAAAGAGCCTGATAAGCGTAAGACCTGTGTGGATTGTCACAAGGGCGTAGCTCACGTCTATCCTAAGGGCTAA
- a CDS encoding Tex family protein, with protein sequence MHNIAQLIAQELDVREQQVAATITLLDEGATVPFIARYRKEVTGGLDDTQLRTLYSRLGYLRELNERREVILKSIDEQGKLTPELAKALNDADTKTRLEDLYLPFKPKRRTKGQIAIEAGIAPLAEQLLAAVGDASVEPEREATRFLNSEAGFADEKAVLDGARYILMERFAEDADLLAKVRRHLAEHALLESKVVSGKEQEGAKFRDYFEHSEPISQVPSHRALAMLRGRNEGMLALALNADPGSEAKDGSYCEQIITEHLGWRLSDIAIDRWLRTVVTATWRIKIALQMETEFIAQMREAAESEAIKVFARNLGDLLMAAPAGAKATMGLDPGLRTGVKVAVVNDTGKLVAHTTIFPHAPQNQWDKSVRTLATLVNMHQVELIAIGNGTASRETDKLAAEVINAVKEQQPRLTKVVVSEAGASVYSASELAANEFPDLDVSLRGAVSIARRLQDPLAELVKIEPKSIGVGQYQHDVSQSQLSTSLDAVVEDCVNSVGVDVNMASVPLLSQVAGLNRTLAKNIVDYRDENGRFTDRKTLLKVPRLGPKAFEQAAGFLRIHGGDNPLDESAVHPEAYMLVENISRAKSTPLAQMIGNSALLASLNPVDFTTAEFGLPTVTDILKELDKPGRDPRGEFKTAHFKDGVEAITDLRPEMLLEGVVTNVTNFGAFIDIGVHQDGLVHISSLTDKFVSDPHTVVKAGDVVKVKVLEVDVPRKRISLTMRLDEKPEAKSAVSKPTAKPAAKKDTKHSKPQPHKKQETAKPMNAAMGNAFAEAFAKLKK encoded by the coding sequence ATGCACAATATTGCTCAACTCATAGCTCAGGAACTGGATGTTCGCGAGCAGCAGGTAGCGGCGACTATTACGTTGCTAGATGAAGGTGCCACAGTTCCATTTATTGCCCGTTATCGTAAAGAAGTGACTGGTGGTTTGGATGATACCCAGTTGCGTACACTGTATAGCCGCTTGGGTTATCTACGGGAACTGAATGAGCGCCGCGAGGTAATCCTCAAGTCGATTGACGAGCAAGGCAAGCTGACCCCTGAATTAGCCAAAGCGCTCAATGATGCTGACACCAAAACCCGCCTAGAAGATCTGTATCTGCCATTCAAACCCAAACGTCGTACTAAGGGCCAGATTGCCATCGAAGCAGGAATTGCACCATTGGCTGAGCAGTTGCTGGCCGCTGTTGGCGATGCCAGTGTCGAGCCTGAGCGTGAAGCAACCCGTTTTCTTAACTCGGAAGCTGGCTTTGCCGATGAAAAAGCGGTGTTGGATGGTGCCCGTTATATCCTGATGGAACGTTTTGCTGAAGATGCAGATTTGTTAGCCAAAGTGCGTCGTCATTTAGCGGAACATGCACTACTTGAAAGCAAAGTTGTGAGCGGTAAGGAGCAGGAAGGTGCCAAATTCCGCGACTACTTTGAGCACTCAGAACCCATCAGTCAGGTGCCATCGCACCGGGCGTTAGCCATGCTGCGTGGCCGCAATGAAGGCATGCTGGCACTTGCGTTGAATGCCGATCCTGGGAGCGAAGCCAAAGATGGCAGCTATTGTGAACAGATCATCACTGAGCATCTGGGCTGGCGCTTGTCTGACATAGCGATTGACCGCTGGTTAAGAACCGTTGTGACCGCAACTTGGCGCATTAAAATCGCATTGCAGATGGAAACCGAGTTCATCGCGCAGATGCGTGAAGCTGCTGAGTCGGAAGCGATCAAAGTCTTTGCACGCAATCTTGGCGATCTGTTGATGGCCGCTCCTGCCGGTGCTAAAGCCACCATGGGGCTTGATCCAGGATTACGTACTGGCGTGAAAGTGGCGGTGGTAAACGATACCGGTAAGCTGGTGGCGCACACTACTATTTTCCCTCATGCACCACAAAATCAATGGGACAAATCGGTCAGGACGCTCGCGACTCTGGTTAATATGCATCAGGTTGAACTGATCGCCATCGGTAACGGAACAGCCTCCAGAGAAACCGACAAACTAGCGGCCGAGGTCATTAACGCAGTTAAAGAACAGCAACCAAGACTTACCAAAGTGGTGGTGAGCGAAGCTGGGGCCTCGGTCTATTCAGCTTCTGAACTGGCTGCCAACGAATTTCCCGATCTGGATGTGTCGTTGCGTGGCGCCGTCTCTATTGCCCGCCGCTTGCAGGATCCTTTGGCCGAGCTGGTGAAGATAGAACCCAAGTCGATTGGCGTGGGCCAGTATCAGCATGATGTCAGTCAAAGCCAGTTGTCTACCTCCCTGGATGCCGTGGTGGAAGACTGTGTTAACAGCGTGGGCGTAGATGTCAACATGGCATCGGTACCACTGTTAAGTCAGGTGGCAGGACTCAACCGCACACTGGCGAAAAATATTGTCGATTACCGTGATGAAAATGGCCGTTTTACGGATCGTAAAACTTTATTGAAGGTACCGCGCCTTGGGCCAAAAGCCTTTGAACAGGCGGCGGGGTTCCTGCGCATTCATGGCGGTGATAACCCATTGGATGAATCCGCGGTGCATCCAGAAGCCTATATGCTGGTGGAGAATATCTCTCGCGCTAAAAGTACACCACTGGCGCAGATGATAGGTAACTCTGCGTTATTGGCAAGCTTGAATCCTGTGGATTTCACTACCGCTGAGTTTGGTTTGCCCACGGTGACCGATATTCTGAAAGAGCTGGATAAACCGGGGCGTGATCCACGCGGTGAGTTCAAGACGGCGCATTTTAAAGATGGGGTGGAAGCGATAACCGACCTACGGCCAGAAATGCTGCTCGAAGGTGTGGTTACCAATGTGACTAATTTTGGTGCTTTTATCGATATTGGGGTGCATCAGGACGGCTTGGTACATATCTCATCGCTCACCGACAAGTTTGTCAGCGATCCCCATACCGTGGTGAAAGCTGGCGATGTGGTCAAAGTCAAAGTGCTGGAAGTGGATGTCCCGCGCAAGCGCATCAGTCTTACCATGCGGCTTGATGAGAAGCCGGAAGCTAAATCTGCCGTATCGAAACCAACGGCTAAGCCAGCGGCAAAGAAAGACACTAAGCACAGTAAGCCGCAACCACATAAGAAGCAGGAAACAGCAAAACCTATGAATGCGGCTATGGGAAATGCATTTGCTGAAGCTTTTGCCAAGCTGAAGAAATAG